ATCTTGCCAACGAAagcgatgatgatgaagtTTACGCCGTGCCGTTTATTCTAAGCAGTAACCAATCGGCAGCGTACAAGAAACCCGCTCGTAGTGGTAGTAGAGACTATGAAGAAGTTCATATGTCAGCCAAACGGCTGCCAAGAGGCAGCGAAACTCTGTATGAGACTATCGATTAAGTACAGTAATAACTATGTGCGTCCGTGTCCGTTGCCTAGTGCTGCGTTTGGTGCATGCCCATAACAGGCCTTTGGCATGCCAAAGGTTAGCTGTGACGTTCGTACCGATTGAGTGAGTCACGGTGAGTAAACTTCCGCGTTTCGTGGCTGCTCAAATAGACGCTCCTTTCGGATACGCTGTCATAGTGATATACTGTTCGGAGAAAGCAATGCTAGGAACAACGTTGgctcttctcgttctctaCCTCAACGCCGccaaaggcgaagaaagTAATCCCAGTCCCTTTTGAGTTCTCTCGATTATAGCTGACTTCGACTACTGTAGCGCCTTACGTTCTCTTCACTCGAGGCGCAGCCGTGGGGAGTCGGCCAGCGACAGTCACGACTCAGGCTGCTCGTACTAATCACATCTACCTCAAGAACTACACAGCGTCGTTTGGAGTCAGCAGTTCGTCTACTCGTTACGTTAGTCCTCATCCAATTTCAATTGACTGCGATCGCAACGAGTCACTAATTTATGCTGTGGGATCGTACTCCGTCGGTTCCTTAGTCTACTCCGCTCTCTTTCGTGGCCCCATGACAGAACACAGTACGTTGTCACCCGTGGACGCGAAGCAACACAGCGGGAAAATGACGGGACTCTCGTTCAATCCATCAACTCGTTCTTTATATTATGGACTTGGTTCCCGAATCTCTTTGTATGAGATTTccacaaagacgacgaagctAGTAACGATAGCGCACGATGGACTATTCCTGAAGTCTGTGCTATCGCTTGCTGTTGATTCAAAGCGACGGTATTCAAATCCATTCAATCTAAATATTTATTgcgattattgattttatagCTTTCTCTACTATACGTACGGAGAAGGTCGTTTTCTGATGAATAGTGGTGCTTTGCTTAGAAAGGATTTATCACAAAAGCACGGCAAGACCACAGAGCTTGTTAATAAGCTAAAAAATCCAACGGGCTTGGCTGTTGATGAGACTACAGggagcattttcttctcagatGAACATTGGGCAAAAATATTCTGTTATGGATGCTCAACTCGTAAAATTCTGTCAACTGTGGGTAACACGTATTGGTAGTCTTCTTCTCAGTGTTTACTTTATATTTAGGTATTGAGTGAAGTCCCAAAATCTCTTTCTATTCTGAACGATAGATTATATTTTCGTTCCGACAACGCATTTTATTCTCTACCACTGGATTCTTGGAATACGTCCACTGCAACAAAGATTTTTGATATGGAAGGTCATATTGCAGACTTTAAAGTAGTGCTTGGGGGAAAAGGTGCTGCTATGATAGATATAGACAAACTCCCTATCTAAAATTTCCTTTTGGGCAGAACTTCCTACACTCTCTACACCGGATACAGAATCATTCCTTCATGCTGCCACAACTGACGCAAATGTCATGTTCCTGCCGACAGAAACGCCAACCGAATACGAAAAATACACAGAAGAAATTGATACTGATGATGTCATGCCACTGTTCTTACCGACTAGAGAAATACCTACGGATCAAAGATTTCCTTTCGAACCGACTCGGACTAATACGTTATCAAAAGCGGCGAGACTCGAAAAAACGCCTACTCCTCCGTTTATTGCAAATTCAGCTGCACCAATAGAAAACAACGAGGAAACAGCTAACTCTGGCATTATTGCAGCTGCTGTTGCCGTTCCAGTTGTTGTTATCATTGTCGTTCTGATCGTAGTAGTGCTGCTGTGGAGGTAGGATTGATCATAAATAATTATGGATCTATATCATATGGTGGTTTTAAGAAAACGCCGGAGGTCAATGGAGCCAAAGGCGGCAGACAATCCGGCAAAAAACGTAAGATTGAGTATCTAATTCTAATTTTTacttttaatttaatttatttagaatGCCCAAGATTGGGAGAATCCAAACTATGGTGCAGCACAAGGGAAAAGAAGTGATGGATCGTCGCTTGATAATCCAAATTATGCTTCCGGTAAAGCAAAACCTGGAGTTGCTCTGGACAACGTCACGTATGGCGTaaaagggaaagaaaaaaacctgGCCAATCCGACGCAAACCAGTAGTAGTAGTCAGGAAAACGAATACGAAGATCCAGTCAAGGCATTCCCTCCGGTCAAAGGACATTACGAGGAGATAGCAGGAAGCCAGTCTAAAGGCGGAAACGCGCCCATATACGAGgcaataaattaaattttagtttgacgtcgctcaGAACCTGCAGCTCTATATAATTAGCTTAGTAACGCACTTACGTCGGACCCCGCCACTTCCGCGTCACACGGTCTATTCCTGTGCACTCCCTGAATCTTCTCTCGCGGGGCGTTTGGCCGCGAGCAG
This sequence is a window from Oscarella lobularis chromosome 7, ooOscLobu1.1, whole genome shotgun sequence. Protein-coding genes within it:
- the LOC136188954 gene encoding uncharacterized protein encodes the protein MLGTTLALLVLYLNAAKGEETPYVLFTRGAAVGSRPATVTTQAARTNHIYLKNYTASFGVSSSSTRYVSPHPISIDCDRNESLIYAVGSYSVGSLVYSALFRGPMTEHSTLSPVDAKQHSGKMTGLSFNPSTRSLYYGLGSRISLYEISTKTTKLVTIAHDGLFLKSVLSLAVDSKRRFLYYTYGEGRFLMNSGALLRKDLSQKHGKTTELVNKLKNPTGLAVDETTGSIFFSDEHWAKIFCYGCSTRKILSTVLSEVPKSLSILNDRLYFRSDNAFYSLPLDSWNTSTATKIFDMEGHIADFKVVLGGKELPTLSTPDTESFLHAATTDANVMFLPTETPTEYEKYTEEIDTDDVMPLFLPTREIPTDQRFPFEPTRTNTLSKAARLEKTPTPPFIANSAAPIENNEETANSGIIAAAVAVPVVVIIVVLIVVVLLWRKRRRSMEPKAADNPAKNNAQDWENPNYGAAQGKRSDGSSLDNPNYASGKAKPGVALDNVTYGVKGKEKNLANPTQTSSSSQENEYEDPVKAFPPVKGHYEEIAGSQSKGGNAPIYEAIN